GGAAACACCTCCATTGAGGTGAAACCGGTCCTTCAATCCGATTCTGCCTCCCTGCGGTCCAATTTGACAAAATCAGGGTGCAAGACACCTTCATCTGGACACACAAAAACTGGATAATGCCCACAGGAGGATGCATGAAATTCAACCCTGTTTCATGGCTCACCCTGATGTTCCTGTCAGGCTGGGCCACAGCAGAAACCACCGCAGTCCTGAGTCCCCCATGGGCCACCCAGGCGGTTCCCAACATTGAAAAACTCCACGACAGTGCCATCTGTGAACTTCCCACCTCACCCATGGCTTACATCAATGGGAAACGTGATCCTGACCTGCTTGAAGCCATCGAAAAAGATCTCAAGATCACCCTGGTCAGCAGCGACCTCAAAACCAACGATTACAGTTGCATCCTGTACGTGGGCACAGACCTGATGGCAACCCAGCAGGGAGACACCTACCTTGCCACCCTGGAATTCGAAGTGATTTACAACGACCTGATCATCAAAGAGGTCCTGCCAGCCAAATCCAGCCCGTACAACAACGTGCCCACGGTCCTCAACGGCCGGCACCAGTTCAGCATCCCCATTTACCGTGACTTTCTGACGTTCACTGGAAAGTACACCCCAGAAGGGTTCAAAGCAGCGGTGCTGGATGCACAAAAACAGCTTTTCAACAGGTTCTATGCTGAATGGCGAGAAAACGCGTTGGGACGATAAGGGGGATGCTTTGATTCAGCCAGATGGCAGCAAGGCCCTCACCTTTCCACCATAATAAAAGCATGCCTGTGCCCCGTCCGTGCCCCGTCCCGTTCCAGACCTGGATTTGCCTTGGTCTCCTGACCTTGCTGCTCTCCTCCTGCTCCCCAGCACCGGACGGCGGAACGTACTTGTGGAAGCTCGTTCAGAATCCCACGGGGGCACAGGTCGACCGCTACATCGATGACTTCCATGACCGGGGCACCCCTGCCTTCATCTGGAAGTACCAGGTGAAGGGCCATGAAATCCACCTCGCTAAGATGAAGTCACGGCCCGAACTGTTCTCCATCTCGGTGTATGAAACAGCGTTTCCCATCTACAGCATTGCCAGGAAGTACAGGCGGGTGTTCACCTTACTGCCTCAACTTGAGACCAAACACGTTGAAACCTGGTACCTGCTGCAAGATGGCCCCTTCGAAGGGCTTTATGCGCAAGAGTCCCTGTATGAGGACAGTGCGTACCTGACCCTCACCTCGGGCGAGTATGAAATCCTCAATGGGGACCACCGGGAAGCAGATTTTGACGATGAATACATGCTTCAGGGATGGCCCCTTCGCGCTTACCTGCAATCCCCCAACCGTTTCTGCGGCTTGCAGAACATCATTTGCGGCTCCAGATGAACCGGGACCCATCCAGTTGTGGCTTTCGCAAAATGCAGGGCAGGCAGGAACCATCCGTCTGGCCTCCAACCCATCCTTCTTTCACCTGTGAGAACCCAGCAGGACCAGCACCCTGGAGGAGCCCCATGAAGACGCTTCCTTTCCTGATCGCCCTCATCCTCACCAGCACCCTCGCACACGCCCATCCAGGTGGACTGGACAAGAACGGCTGCCACCGCAACAGCAAAACCGGGGATTACCACTGCCACCAGTCCCCCACACCCACACCCACCCCAGTACCCGCACCCACACCCACCCCGGCACCCAGCCAGACTGCACCCGCCACCTCCACTCTGGCCGACCTGCAGACCGCACTGAAAAGCACTTTGCTGGTCACCTCCGAGCATTGCAGCTTCACTGCGCTGGCCTGCGGGAGTTTGCGGATGGACCTGGCCACCGCTGAAAGCACCATCAACCAGTGGCTGGAGCAGCACATCCCGGCCGCCCAGCGGGCCCTCGGCACCTGGACGACCATTGAGAGCAGCCCCCCAACCCGCCGTCAAACCACCGTGCTTTACGGGAAACCCACCTACCTGTTCGCCACCCTTCATGATGGGGAGACCGTGGTGTACTTCACCACCAACATCAACGACCTCCCGAACACCAAAAAGTACTTCCTGGAAGACTCAAAAGTGGTGGTGACCTGCAAGGATTTCGCCCGCATTGAGGTGGCGTACCTGTTCATGCAACTGGCCGCCACAAAGGACCAGCGGGACCCTTACGGCCTCGATCCCAATGGGGACGGGGTGCCGTGCAATGAGCAGTGAGGCCAGGGGGGAAAGCTCCCCCTTCCTTCCTTTCAGGGGGTGACTGTGACCGAATTGCCTTCAGAACAGGACATTCGAGAAGTGCTCCTTGAGATGGCCCACAGTGAAGACCGCACCGGCTGGGGGGACGTGAAGTTGCAGCTGTTCTCCCTTCCGGAAGACCTGCTGCTGCCAGTGCTCCGTGAGGGGGTGCAGGACGTGGACCCCATGGTGCGCTGCCAGGCCGGCACCCTCCTGATGGACTTGCAGGGGGGCAGGCACGTGGAATTTTACCAGTCCCTCTTCCGGGACCCGGAGGACTGGGTGCGGTGGAACATCACCGGCAAGGCCTCCACTTTGCAGGAAGTGAACCTGGACCATGGGATCCGGGAGCGCTTGCTGACGGATGAAGAGGTCAGCGTGCAGGTGGTGGCCACCTGTTACCTCAACGAAGTGGTGGGACCCTCCAGCATTCCTTTTCTGCTGTGGCTGATCACCCACCCCACCGAACCGGACCTCCTGGGGCACACCCGTAACAGTGCCGCAGAAGGAAGCCTCACCAGCCTGCTGCTGTGGCATGCCAGCGGGCTGGATGCCGAAGTGCTGATTTAAGGGGGTGCTTTTCAACTGGGACCCATGACCTGTCACACTGTCCTGAAGGACCTTCCCTTAGGAGCAGATGTGTCAGAGGGGGAGGGCTTCTCCTCCCTGCACGGACACACCCTTCACCGGACCTCCCTGGTTGCAAAAAGCCCTCTCGGGTGCTTCTCGGTGGACCTGGTGGCCCACCTGGACGGTCAGGGGAACGGTATGCGGTCCGTTTCCCCCTCCACCTACCGGCTCTGGGGGGTGCCGGTTGACCCGCCTCCCTTGCGGGTCGAAGTGGGGCAAGCGTCACCATAAGGGTTAACGGATTTTGAGGTTGTGGCTGTAATTGCCCCAGCTGGACACCTGGCCATCCGTGAACTCCACCGTGCTGGATTCGTACTGCCACACGTCCGGAGAGTAACTGTCCGGAGTGCCCATCGCCAGGAGCACCGTGTTCATGGAGTCCCCGAGGGTGAAGCTTTTTGCGGTGCCTGGACGGGTGGATTCCAGCACCACCTTGAGGTTGTGGCTGTAATTGCCCCAGCCGGATACCCGGCCATCTGTGAACTCCACCGTGCTGGATTCGTACTGCCAGACGTCCTCGCTCGGACTGTCGGGGGTGCCCATCACTGAGAGCACCGTGTCCTGGGTGTCCCCGAGGGTGAACTGTGGTTTGCTGGCCTTCTGCCTGGGGGTGGCTTTGACTTTGAGGTTGTGGCTGTAATTGCCCCAGCTGGACACCTGGCCATCCGTGAACTCCACCGTGCTGGATTCGTACTGCCACACGTCCGGAGAGTAACTGTCCGGGGTGCCCATTGCCAGGAGCACCGTGTTCATGGAGTCCCCGAGGGTGAAGCTTTTTGCGGTGCCTGGACGGGTGGACTCAAGCACCACCTTGAGGTTGTGGCTGTAATTGCCCCAGCCGGACACCCGTCCATCCGTGAACTCCACCGTGCTGGATTCGTACTGCCAGATGTCCTCACCGGGCGCGTCCGGCACCCCCATCACCTTTTTCACATGCTCCTGGGTGTCCCCGAGGGAGAAGGTCCCTTTGGGCCGGGAGGGGGGTGGAGCCACCGCTTCCTCCTGGGGTTCAGCCGGTGCAGGTGGGGTTTCGGCTTGCTGAGGAGGGTCCGGGTTGTCCGGGACGATCTGTGGGAGGTCTTCAGGTGGGTTGGGTTCGGCAGGTTCTGGGGTGGTTTCTTCCCTTGCGGTCTCATCGTCGGGCAGGATCCATCCGTCCTCGGTGCCTGGGGTCTCCACCTGGGTGTCCGGGGCAGGGTCTGGTGGGACGGAAGGTTCGACACTGGGTTCGGGTTGGGTGGGGGGATCTTGCGGGGTTTGGGGTGCTGGCGGGGTGAACTGCGCCTGGTTCTGAATGTCCCTGCCCGGGCCTGCACCGAAGATGACTTTGCCGAGCAGGATGAGGCCGACCACCCACACCCAGGTGTAATTCTTGCCTGTGGGGGCGGCTTTTGAGGGTGCAGGCCGGGAGGTGGGGGGTGTTTCTGGTGCACTGGGTGCACTGAGCATTCGCAGGAAGGCATCGGCACTTTGGGGGCGGTTTTTGACGTCCACTTCCAGCAGGCTGAGGATGCTGGTTTTCAGCTTCTCGGGGGTGCTTCTGGGCATCTGCGGCAACCCTGTGCCTTTGGTGCGACTCACGGCGTCGGGTGGGGGATCACCGGTGAGCAAATAGAACAGGGTGGCCCCCAGGGCGTACAGGTCGGTGTAGGGGGCGAGTTTGGCCTGACTGGCATACTGCTCGAGGGGTGCAAAGCCCGGGGTGACCAGGCGGTCTGCCGGGGTGATTCGGCCTCCGGTCCATTCCAGGGCACTGCCGAAGTCAATCAGAACGGCTTTGCCTGTGCTTTCCAGGATGACATTTTCGGGTTTGATGTCCCGGTGGAGCAGGCCCGCTTCGTGCACGACTTTCAGGGCCCCTGCGAGTTCCCAGGCGATGTCTTCGACCTTCTTCACCGGGAGTTTCCCCTGCTCGGTGACTTCAGCGAGGTTCTGTCCGGAGAGGTAAGCCATCACCATGTAGGCGGTGCCGTTCTCCTCAAAAACGTCGGTGACCTGCACAATGCTGGGGTGCTTGAACTGGGCGACCGTGCGGGCTTCTTGCAGGAAGCTGTTTTTGAGCCGTTGCAGGTCCACATCGGGGAGTGCAGCTGAGTCCTCCACGTTGTTGCCCTGCCGGATCGCTCCTTCCGGGAAGAGTTCTTTGAGGGCGAACTGGACTTGCAAGGTGGTGTGGGTGGCCAGGTAGGTGATGCCGAACGCACCCTCACCGAGCACCCGTTCCATTCTGTACCGCCCTTGCAGCACCGTCCCAATTTTGAGGGGATGGGTCTGCCCGACAAGGTCTGGATTCGGCTGCCCGCAATACGGGCATCTCTGGAGGGAATCCGGGTAATTCTGGGTGCAGGCCGTGCAACGCATCCCCTCCAGCATAGGGCATGGGCTGCAAAAAGCACCCTTCCAGCAGGGTGAGGTCTGGATCAAGCGGTGCGCAGCGAATCAAGCCCAGAAGGAAGCGTTCGGGCAGACCCAGCTTGTTGCCAAAAAAGCTGTCCTGACAGGGAACCGCTGGTACAATGCCCCATGCCTGATGAAAAGCCCCATTACCGCAGGTGGGCCGAAGTCCCTCACGACCTGACCACCAAAACCCAGCTGGGGAAAGAGGGTCTGAAACCGGTGGGGGAGCCGGTGGCCACCCTGGCGTATGGGCCGAACCGGGAGTACGTGACCGGGCTGTACCGCAGGAGTGAAGCCACACCCAAACGCAAGCTCACGGAGGCCCAGCAGAGGAGCATGGAGCAAACCCGGCAGAGGAAACAGGACCAGAAGCGGGCCCTGGATTTGCTCCAGGAGCTGGAGCGGGAAAGGCAGGAGGAGGCAGATGCAGAGGAACGCCACGGGCAGTTCCTGCTGGACGCCAGAGCTGCAGAACTTGAAGCCCGGCGGGCGCTGCTGGACTTTGCCCGCACGTACCCCCGGGAGGACTGGCGGATCCTGGACACCGAAACCACCAGCCTGCGGGGGGAGGTGATCAGCCTCGGCATTGTGGACGGCCTGGGGAACATCCTCCTGGACACCCTGATCCATCCCAGCAAGATGGCGATCAGCCCGGAGGCCCAGAAAATCCACGGCATCAGCATGGAGGACCTGGTGGGGGCCCCTGCGTTTGCTGAAGTGTACCCACAGCTTTATTCGGTGCTGCACGGCAAGCCTGCCCTGGCGTACAATGCCCCTTTTGACCTGGGGCGGCTGTATGACACCCACCTGCATGCCGGGCTCCCCTGGACTACTGTGACCCAGGCGGAGGGTTGGACGTGCCTGATGCGGCTGGCTGCGCCCTTATATGGCCGGGCAAAGATGGTCAATGGCCGTTATGACGGCCACAAGTGGTTGAAGTTGGGTGAGGCCTGCTGGCAGGCCGCCATGACCCTGGGGACCCTGCCCACCGATTACCAGCGGCACGATGCCCTTGGGGACACCCTGGCCAGCCTGGAACTGCTGAACCACATGCTGGTCCTCGCAGAGCGGGAAGAGGGGGGTGAGGTGGTGGAGCGGCCTCACTTCAACATCTCTGTGGACGAGATGGACCGGCTGGGCGTGGGCCACTGGCGTTCACCGGAGGTGATTGGGCAGTTGGAGATTTCCAGGGATGGCGTCTTGCTGGACGCGGCCAGCTGGTGGCCGTTCTTCCAGACCCTGTGGCACCTCAGAGAAGTGCATGAACGGGGGCCAAAAGTGCCCCTGGAGGTGTACCAAGATTGGTGGAGGGCTGCCCTGGAGCACGCCCGTTCCGCATCACAAGAAGACATGACCGAACACACCTGGAGGCAGGGGGAGTGGGGGTTCAGGCTCACCTGGAAACCCTGGGAACCCCTCAAACCGAAGCAATCTGGGTGAACCCATCACTTGTTGGGGAACGGTACCCCCAGTTTGATTTGCACGGTGTTGGTCTTGAAATCCAGGCTGAGGTAATCCAGGCCCCGGTGTTCCCCTTTCACGAAAACCTCCACCAGGTCGGTGCTTTTGAAAGTCACGGTTTTGGTGAGTTCACCCTCAAACCAGATGGGCTTCAGGAGGCCTTTGTTGATGCGGTAGCCGATCACGTCGTCTTTGATCAGCTCCCCACTGCCTTCCATTTCGAACTGGAGTTGGTTTTTGTGCAGGGTGAAAAACACCCGGTCCTGGTACCAGTCTTCCCTGAGGGCCGGGTAAACAAAGTCCCCGTCGTACACCAGCACCATCTTCCCTGGGACGGCATCGTACTCCCCTTCGTCTTCTTTGAAAGGGGCCACCAGCTGCTGGAGGGTGGTGTAGATGTTGCCGGTTATCTTGAAGGTGGTTTTGTCCGCAGTTGCGGTGAAGGTTTTGCATTTGATGGTGTAAGGGGCTGAGATGTATTTTTGTTGGGCTGGATTGGGGAACTTTGCGGGGAAGGTGATGTACAGGCTGACGGGCACCTTGAAGCCATTCATCTCGATCATGGGAGGGTCGTTGTAGGAGAACTGCAGGTTCCCGGTGCAGGGAACGGTGGTGGGTGCCGCCAGGGCTGTGGAGAGGAAGAGCACCAGGGCAAAGGGGAGTGTGTTCATGCTCCATTGTCCACTGGCGGTGCGGAGGGCCGTGTGACGGAAGTGTGCTGGCAGGGATTGAGAAACAGCAACGGATTCAAAAGAACGCCTGCTGGGAATTCTTGAACCCGAAAATGGTAACGGTGCTGGCATCCCTCAACTGGCCGGTGTTCGTGACCAGTTGCCGGCCATCCTGAGACACCTGGAATCGGGAGAAACAGGTGTCCCCCAGGGTCCACTCCCCCAGCACAGTGCCC
This portion of the Deinococcus roseus genome encodes:
- a CDS encoding YHYH domain-containing protein encodes the protein MKTLPFLIALILTSTLAHAHPGGLDKNGCHRNSKTGDYHCHQSPTPTPTPVPAPTPTPAPSQTAPATSTLADLQTALKSTLLVTSEHCSFTALACGSLRMDLATAESTINQWLEQHIPAAQRALGTWTTIESSPPTRRQTTVLYGKPTYLFATLHDGETVVYFTTNINDLPNTKKYFLEDSKVVVTCKDFARIEVAYLFMQLAATKDQRDPYGLDPNGDGVPCNEQ
- a CDS encoding serine/threonine protein kinase: MRCTACTQNYPDSLQRCPYCGQPNPDLVGQTHPLKIGTVLQGRYRMERVLGEGAFGITYLATHTTLQVQFALKELFPEGAIRQGNNVEDSAALPDVDLQRLKNSFLQEARTVAQFKHPSIVQVTDVFEENGTAYMVMAYLSGQNLAEVTEQGKLPVKKVEDIAWELAGALKVVHEAGLLHRDIKPENVILESTGKAVLIDFGSALEWTGGRITPADRLVTPGFAPLEQYASQAKLAPYTDLYALGATLFYLLTGDPPPDAVSRTKGTGLPQMPRSTPEKLKTSILSLLEVDVKNRPQSADAFLRMLSAPSAPETPPTSRPAPSKAAPTGKNYTWVWVVGLILLGKVIFGAGPGRDIQNQAQFTPPAPQTPQDPPTQPEPSVEPSVPPDPAPDTQVETPGTEDGWILPDDETAREETTPEPAEPNPPEDLPQIVPDNPDPPQQAETPPAPAEPQEEAVAPPPSRPKGTFSLGDTQEHVKKVMGVPDAPGEDIWQYESSTVEFTDGRVSGWGNYSHNLKVVLESTRPGTAKSFTLGDSMNTVLLAMGTPDSYSPDVWQYESSTVEFTDGQVSSWGNYSHNLKVKATPRQKASKPQFTLGDTQDTVLSVMGTPDSPSEDVWQYESSTVEFTDGRVSGWGNYSHNLKVVLESTRPGTAKSFTLGDSMNTVLLAMGTPDSYSPDVWQYESSTVEFTDGQVSSWGNYSHNLKIR
- a CDS encoding 3'-5' exonuclease: MPDEKPHYRRWAEVPHDLTTKTQLGKEGLKPVGEPVATLAYGPNREYVTGLYRRSEATPKRKLTEAQQRSMEQTRQRKQDQKRALDLLQELERERQEEADAEERHGQFLLDARAAELEARRALLDFARTYPREDWRILDTETTSLRGEVISLGIVDGLGNILLDTLIHPSKMAISPEAQKIHGISMEDLVGAPAFAEVYPQLYSVLHGKPALAYNAPFDLGRLYDTHLHAGLPWTTVTQAEGWTCLMRLAAPLYGRAKMVNGRYDGHKWLKLGEACWQAAMTLGTLPTDYQRHDALGDTLASLELLNHMLVLAEREEGGEVVERPHFNISVDEMDRLGVGHWRSPEVIGQLEISRDGVLLDAASWWPFFQTLWHLREVHERGPKVPLEVYQDWWRAALEHARSASQEDMTEHTWRQGEWGFRLTWKPWEPLKPKQSG